The Chiroxiphia lanceolata isolate bChiLan1 chromosome 12, bChiLan1.pri, whole genome shotgun sequence genome window below encodes:
- the CTXND1 gene encoding cortexin domain-containing 1 has translation MEGPTPEPVYVDVDKGLTLACFVFLCLFLIVMIIRCAKVIMDPYSAIPTSTWEEQHLDD, from the coding sequence ATGGAGGGACCAACCCCAGAGCCTGTGTACGTTGACGTGGACAAGGGACTGACATtagcatgttttgttttcctctgcctcttcctgATTGTGATGATTATTCGCTGTGCAAAAGTCATCATGGACCCTTACAGTGCCATCCCAACGTCCACATGGGAGGAGCAGCATCTAGATGACTGA